In a genomic window of Syngnathus typhle isolate RoL2023-S1 ecotype Sweden linkage group LG4, RoL_Styp_1.0, whole genome shotgun sequence:
- the asb7 gene encoding ankyrin repeat and SOCS box protein 7 isoform X6 encodes MSPREHPVRVTIEGNSSQSWQASAMKKRSLSLQLVKRNPELHEELQIQAAVAAGDVYTVRRMLERGYSPKIRDANGWTLLHFSAAKSKERCVRVFLEHGADPTVKDLIGGFTALHYAAMHGRARIARLMLESDFCGDIIDAKSYDGWTPLHVAAHYGRDSFVRLLLEFCARVDPLSDKGTTPLQLAIIRERSSCVRILLDHGANIDIQNGFLLRYAVSKANHSYCRMFLQRGADTNLGRLEDGQTPLHLSALRDDVLCARMLYAYGADTNARNYEGQTPAAVSVSMSRHNRPCLDFLQDVTKRPRSLQDVCRIKIRRCVGLQRLCLLEELPIAKVMKDYLKHKF; translated from the exons ATGTCCCCAAGAGAGCATCCCGTGCGAGTAACAATTGAGG GAAATTCAAGTCAAAGCTGGCAAGCGTCCGCTATGAAGAAGAGAAGTTTGTCTCTTCAGCTGGTGAAAAG GAACCCTGAGCTCCACGAGGAGCTGCAGATccaggcggcggtggcggcgggtgACGTATACACAGTGCGCCGCATGCTGGAGCGCGGATACTCACCCAAGATCCGCGACGCCAACGGATGGACGCTGCTGCACTTCTCGGCCGCCAAGAGCAAGGAGCGATGCGTGCGCGTCTTCCTGGAGCACGGAG CGGACCCGACGGTGAAGGACTTAATCGGGGGCTTCACGGCGCTGCACTACGCCGCCATGCACGGGCGCGCTCGCATCGCCCGCCTCATGCTGGAGTCAGACTTTTGCGGCGACATCATCGACGCCAAGAGCTACGACGGCTGGACGCCGCTGCATGTGGCGGCCCACTATGGCCGTGACTCCTTTGTGCGCCTCCTGCTGGAGTTCTGCGCCCGAGTGGACCCGCTGAGCGACAAGGGCACCACGCCGCTGCAGCTGGCCATCATCCGCGAGCGCTCCAGCTGCGTGCGCATCCTGCTGGACCACGGCGCCAACATTGACATTCAGAACGGCTTCCTGTTGCGGTACGCCGTGAGTAAGGCCAACCATTCGTACTGCCGCATGTTCCTCCAGCGCGGCGCCGACACCAACCTGGGCCGGCTGGAGGACGGCCAGACGCCGCTGCATCTATCGGCGCTACGCGACGACGTGCTGTGCGCACGCATGCTCTACGCTTACGGCGCCGACACCAACGCCAGGAACTACGAGGGCCAGACGCCCGCCGCCGTCTCCGTCAGCATGTCCAGACACAACAGGCCGTGTCTGGACTTCCTGCAGGACGTCACAA AACGTCCTCGGAGCCTTCAGGACGTGTGTCGCATCAAGATCCGCCGGTGTGTCGGCCTGCAGAGGCTATGCCTCCTGGAGGAGCTTCCCATCGCCAAGGTCATGAAGGACTATCTCAAACACAAGTTTTAA
- the asb7 gene encoding ankyrin repeat and SOCS box protein 7 isoform X5, whose product MSPREHPVRVTIEGNSSQSWQASAMKKRSLSLQLVKRMLNCRNPELHEELQIQAAVAAGDVYTVRRMLERGYSPKIRDANGWTLLHFSAAKSKERCVRVFLEHGADPTVKDLIGGFTALHYAAMHGRARIARLMLESDFCGDIIDAKSYDGWTPLHVAAHYGRDSFVRLLLEFCARVDPLSDKGTTPLQLAIIRERSSCVRILLDHGANIDIQNGFLLRYAVSKANHSYCRMFLQRGADTNLGRLEDGQTPLHLSALRDDVLCARMLYAYGADTNARNYEGQTPAAVSVSMSRHNRPCLDFLQDVTKRPRSLQDVCRIKIRRCVGLQRLCLLEELPIAKVMKDYLKHKF is encoded by the exons ATGTCCCCAAGAGAGCATCCCGTGCGAGTAACAATTGAGG GAAATTCAAGTCAAAGCTGGCAAGCGTCCGCTATGAAGAAGAGAAGTTTGTCTCTTCAGCTGGTGAAAAG GATGCTGAACTGTAGGAACCCTGAGCTCCACGAGGAGCTGCAGATccaggcggcggtggcggcgggtgACGTATACACAGTGCGCCGCATGCTGGAGCGCGGATACTCACCCAAGATCCGCGACGCCAACGGATGGACGCTGCTGCACTTCTCGGCCGCCAAGAGCAAGGAGCGATGCGTGCGCGTCTTCCTGGAGCACGGAG CGGACCCGACGGTGAAGGACTTAATCGGGGGCTTCACGGCGCTGCACTACGCCGCCATGCACGGGCGCGCTCGCATCGCCCGCCTCATGCTGGAGTCAGACTTTTGCGGCGACATCATCGACGCCAAGAGCTACGACGGCTGGACGCCGCTGCATGTGGCGGCCCACTATGGCCGTGACTCCTTTGTGCGCCTCCTGCTGGAGTTCTGCGCCCGAGTGGACCCGCTGAGCGACAAGGGCACCACGCCGCTGCAGCTGGCCATCATCCGCGAGCGCTCCAGCTGCGTGCGCATCCTGCTGGACCACGGCGCCAACATTGACATTCAGAACGGCTTCCTGTTGCGGTACGCCGTGAGTAAGGCCAACCATTCGTACTGCCGCATGTTCCTCCAGCGCGGCGCCGACACCAACCTGGGCCGGCTGGAGGACGGCCAGACGCCGCTGCATCTATCGGCGCTACGCGACGACGTGCTGTGCGCACGCATGCTCTACGCTTACGGCGCCGACACCAACGCCAGGAACTACGAGGGCCAGACGCCCGCCGCCGTCTCCGTCAGCATGTCCAGACACAACAGGCCGTGTCTGGACTTCCTGCAGGACGTCACAA AACGTCCTCGGAGCCTTCAGGACGTGTGTCGCATCAAGATCCGCCGGTGTGTCGGCCTGCAGAGGCTATGCCTCCTGGAGGAGCTTCCCATCGCCAAGGTCATGAAGGACTATCTCAAACACAAGTTTTAA
- the asb7 gene encoding ankyrin repeat and SOCS box protein 7 isoform X3: MRLLPKSFYGVIGEERLSFAFRGTGTRFSGNSSQSWQASAMKKRSLSLQLVKRMLNCRNPELHEELQIQAAVAAGDVYTVRRMLERGYSPKIRDANGWTLLHFSAAKSKERCVRVFLEHGADPTVKDLIGGFTALHYAAMHGRARIARLMLESDFCGDIIDAKSYDGWTPLHVAAHYGRDSFVRLLLEFCARVDPLSDKGTTPLQLAIIRERSSCVRILLDHGANIDIQNGFLLRYAVSKANHSYCRMFLQRGADTNLGRLEDGQTPLHLSALRDDVLCARMLYAYGADTNARNYEGQTPAAVSVSMSRHNRPCLDFLQDVTKRPRSLQDVCRIKIRRCVGLQRLCLLEELPIAKVMKDYLKHKF; encoded by the exons ATGCGGCTGTTGCCGAAGTCTTTTTATGGAGTGATTGGGGAGGAACGACTTAGTTTCGCATTCCGGGGGACCGGAACGAGATTTTCAG GAAATTCAAGTCAAAGCTGGCAAGCGTCCGCTATGAAGAAGAGAAGTTTGTCTCTTCAGCTGGTGAAAAG GATGCTGAACTGTAGGAACCCTGAGCTCCACGAGGAGCTGCAGATccaggcggcggtggcggcgggtgACGTATACACAGTGCGCCGCATGCTGGAGCGCGGATACTCACCCAAGATCCGCGACGCCAACGGATGGACGCTGCTGCACTTCTCGGCCGCCAAGAGCAAGGAGCGATGCGTGCGCGTCTTCCTGGAGCACGGAG CGGACCCGACGGTGAAGGACTTAATCGGGGGCTTCACGGCGCTGCACTACGCCGCCATGCACGGGCGCGCTCGCATCGCCCGCCTCATGCTGGAGTCAGACTTTTGCGGCGACATCATCGACGCCAAGAGCTACGACGGCTGGACGCCGCTGCATGTGGCGGCCCACTATGGCCGTGACTCCTTTGTGCGCCTCCTGCTGGAGTTCTGCGCCCGAGTGGACCCGCTGAGCGACAAGGGCACCACGCCGCTGCAGCTGGCCATCATCCGCGAGCGCTCCAGCTGCGTGCGCATCCTGCTGGACCACGGCGCCAACATTGACATTCAGAACGGCTTCCTGTTGCGGTACGCCGTGAGTAAGGCCAACCATTCGTACTGCCGCATGTTCCTCCAGCGCGGCGCCGACACCAACCTGGGCCGGCTGGAGGACGGCCAGACGCCGCTGCATCTATCGGCGCTACGCGACGACGTGCTGTGCGCACGCATGCTCTACGCTTACGGCGCCGACACCAACGCCAGGAACTACGAGGGCCAGACGCCCGCCGCCGTCTCCGTCAGCATGTCCAGACACAACAGGCCGTGTCTGGACTTCCTGCAGGACGTCACAA AACGTCCTCGGAGCCTTCAGGACGTGTGTCGCATCAAGATCCGCCGGTGTGTCGGCCTGCAGAGGCTATGCCTCCTGGAGGAGCTTCCCATCGCCAAGGTCATGAAGGACTATCTCAAACACAAGTTTTAA
- the asb7 gene encoding ankyrin repeat and SOCS box protein 7 isoform X1, translating to MRLLPKSFYGVIGEERLSFAFRGTGTRFSGGRTTPVTLSKSLHQNLKRRISVLTHSLTHSLTHSLTHSLTHSRTCCVAGNSSQSWQASAMKKRSLSLQLVKRMLNCRNPELHEELQIQAAVAAGDVYTVRRMLERGYSPKIRDANGWTLLHFSAAKSKERCVRVFLEHGADPTVKDLIGGFTALHYAAMHGRARIARLMLESDFCGDIIDAKSYDGWTPLHVAAHYGRDSFVRLLLEFCARVDPLSDKGTTPLQLAIIRERSSCVRILLDHGANIDIQNGFLLRYAVSKANHSYCRMFLQRGADTNLGRLEDGQTPLHLSALRDDVLCARMLYAYGADTNARNYEGQTPAAVSVSMSRHNRPCLDFLQDVTKRPRSLQDVCRIKIRRCVGLQRLCLLEELPIAKVMKDYLKHKF from the exons ATGCGGCTGTTGCCGAAGTCTTTTTATGGAGTGATTGGGGAGGAACGACTTAGTTTCGCATTCCGGGGGACCGGAACGAGATTTTCAGGTGGACGAACTACTCCGGTCACTTTGAGCAAATCGCTGCATCAAAATCTCAAGAGAAGGATTTCtgtactcactcactcactcactcactcactcactcactcactcactcactcactcactcactcgagAACTTGTTGTGTTGCAGGAAATTCAAGTCAAAGCTGGCAAGCGTCCGCTATGAAGAAGAGAAGTTTGTCTCTTCAGCTGGTGAAAAG GATGCTGAACTGTAGGAACCCTGAGCTCCACGAGGAGCTGCAGATccaggcggcggtggcggcgggtgACGTATACACAGTGCGCCGCATGCTGGAGCGCGGATACTCACCCAAGATCCGCGACGCCAACGGATGGACGCTGCTGCACTTCTCGGCCGCCAAGAGCAAGGAGCGATGCGTGCGCGTCTTCCTGGAGCACGGAG CGGACCCGACGGTGAAGGACTTAATCGGGGGCTTCACGGCGCTGCACTACGCCGCCATGCACGGGCGCGCTCGCATCGCCCGCCTCATGCTGGAGTCAGACTTTTGCGGCGACATCATCGACGCCAAGAGCTACGACGGCTGGACGCCGCTGCATGTGGCGGCCCACTATGGCCGTGACTCCTTTGTGCGCCTCCTGCTGGAGTTCTGCGCCCGAGTGGACCCGCTGAGCGACAAGGGCACCACGCCGCTGCAGCTGGCCATCATCCGCGAGCGCTCCAGCTGCGTGCGCATCCTGCTGGACCACGGCGCCAACATTGACATTCAGAACGGCTTCCTGTTGCGGTACGCCGTGAGTAAGGCCAACCATTCGTACTGCCGCATGTTCCTCCAGCGCGGCGCCGACACCAACCTGGGCCGGCTGGAGGACGGCCAGACGCCGCTGCATCTATCGGCGCTACGCGACGACGTGCTGTGCGCACGCATGCTCTACGCTTACGGCGCCGACACCAACGCCAGGAACTACGAGGGCCAGACGCCCGCCGCCGTCTCCGTCAGCATGTCCAGACACAACAGGCCGTGTCTGGACTTCCTGCAGGACGTCACAA AACGTCCTCGGAGCCTTCAGGACGTGTGTCGCATCAAGATCCGCCGGTGTGTCGGCCTGCAGAGGCTATGCCTCCTGGAGGAGCTTCCCATCGCCAAGGTCATGAAGGACTATCTCAAACACAAGTTTTAA
- the asb7 gene encoding ankyrin repeat and SOCS box protein 7 isoform X4, whose protein sequence is MRLLPKSFYGVIGEERLSFAFRGTGTRFSGNSSQSWQASAMKKRSLSLQLVKRNPELHEELQIQAAVAAGDVYTVRRMLERGYSPKIRDANGWTLLHFSAAKSKERCVRVFLEHGADPTVKDLIGGFTALHYAAMHGRARIARLMLESDFCGDIIDAKSYDGWTPLHVAAHYGRDSFVRLLLEFCARVDPLSDKGTTPLQLAIIRERSSCVRILLDHGANIDIQNGFLLRYAVSKANHSYCRMFLQRGADTNLGRLEDGQTPLHLSALRDDVLCARMLYAYGADTNARNYEGQTPAAVSVSMSRHNRPCLDFLQDVTKRPRSLQDVCRIKIRRCVGLQRLCLLEELPIAKVMKDYLKHKF, encoded by the exons ATGCGGCTGTTGCCGAAGTCTTTTTATGGAGTGATTGGGGAGGAACGACTTAGTTTCGCATTCCGGGGGACCGGAACGAGATTTTCAG GAAATTCAAGTCAAAGCTGGCAAGCGTCCGCTATGAAGAAGAGAAGTTTGTCTCTTCAGCTGGTGAAAAG GAACCCTGAGCTCCACGAGGAGCTGCAGATccaggcggcggtggcggcgggtgACGTATACACAGTGCGCCGCATGCTGGAGCGCGGATACTCACCCAAGATCCGCGACGCCAACGGATGGACGCTGCTGCACTTCTCGGCCGCCAAGAGCAAGGAGCGATGCGTGCGCGTCTTCCTGGAGCACGGAG CGGACCCGACGGTGAAGGACTTAATCGGGGGCTTCACGGCGCTGCACTACGCCGCCATGCACGGGCGCGCTCGCATCGCCCGCCTCATGCTGGAGTCAGACTTTTGCGGCGACATCATCGACGCCAAGAGCTACGACGGCTGGACGCCGCTGCATGTGGCGGCCCACTATGGCCGTGACTCCTTTGTGCGCCTCCTGCTGGAGTTCTGCGCCCGAGTGGACCCGCTGAGCGACAAGGGCACCACGCCGCTGCAGCTGGCCATCATCCGCGAGCGCTCCAGCTGCGTGCGCATCCTGCTGGACCACGGCGCCAACATTGACATTCAGAACGGCTTCCTGTTGCGGTACGCCGTGAGTAAGGCCAACCATTCGTACTGCCGCATGTTCCTCCAGCGCGGCGCCGACACCAACCTGGGCCGGCTGGAGGACGGCCAGACGCCGCTGCATCTATCGGCGCTACGCGACGACGTGCTGTGCGCACGCATGCTCTACGCTTACGGCGCCGACACCAACGCCAGGAACTACGAGGGCCAGACGCCCGCCGCCGTCTCCGTCAGCATGTCCAGACACAACAGGCCGTGTCTGGACTTCCTGCAGGACGTCACAA AACGTCCTCGGAGCCTTCAGGACGTGTGTCGCATCAAGATCCGCCGGTGTGTCGGCCTGCAGAGGCTATGCCTCCTGGAGGAGCTTCCCATCGCCAAGGTCATGAAGGACTATCTCAAACACAAGTTTTAA
- the asb7 gene encoding ankyrin repeat and SOCS box protein 7 isoform X2, whose amino-acid sequence MRLLPKSFYGVIGEERLSFAFRGTGTRFSGGRTTPVTLSKSLHQNLKRRISVLTHSLTHSLTHSLTHSLTHSRTCCVAGNSSQSWQASAMKKRSLSLQLVKRNPELHEELQIQAAVAAGDVYTVRRMLERGYSPKIRDANGWTLLHFSAAKSKERCVRVFLEHGADPTVKDLIGGFTALHYAAMHGRARIARLMLESDFCGDIIDAKSYDGWTPLHVAAHYGRDSFVRLLLEFCARVDPLSDKGTTPLQLAIIRERSSCVRILLDHGANIDIQNGFLLRYAVSKANHSYCRMFLQRGADTNLGRLEDGQTPLHLSALRDDVLCARMLYAYGADTNARNYEGQTPAAVSVSMSRHNRPCLDFLQDVTKRPRSLQDVCRIKIRRCVGLQRLCLLEELPIAKVMKDYLKHKF is encoded by the exons ATGCGGCTGTTGCCGAAGTCTTTTTATGGAGTGATTGGGGAGGAACGACTTAGTTTCGCATTCCGGGGGACCGGAACGAGATTTTCAGGTGGACGAACTACTCCGGTCACTTTGAGCAAATCGCTGCATCAAAATCTCAAGAGAAGGATTTCtgtactcactcactcactcactcactcactcactcactcactcactcactcactcactcactcgagAACTTGTTGTGTTGCAGGAAATTCAAGTCAAAGCTGGCAAGCGTCCGCTATGAAGAAGAGAAGTTTGTCTCTTCAGCTGGTGAAAAG GAACCCTGAGCTCCACGAGGAGCTGCAGATccaggcggcggtggcggcgggtgACGTATACACAGTGCGCCGCATGCTGGAGCGCGGATACTCACCCAAGATCCGCGACGCCAACGGATGGACGCTGCTGCACTTCTCGGCCGCCAAGAGCAAGGAGCGATGCGTGCGCGTCTTCCTGGAGCACGGAG CGGACCCGACGGTGAAGGACTTAATCGGGGGCTTCACGGCGCTGCACTACGCCGCCATGCACGGGCGCGCTCGCATCGCCCGCCTCATGCTGGAGTCAGACTTTTGCGGCGACATCATCGACGCCAAGAGCTACGACGGCTGGACGCCGCTGCATGTGGCGGCCCACTATGGCCGTGACTCCTTTGTGCGCCTCCTGCTGGAGTTCTGCGCCCGAGTGGACCCGCTGAGCGACAAGGGCACCACGCCGCTGCAGCTGGCCATCATCCGCGAGCGCTCCAGCTGCGTGCGCATCCTGCTGGACCACGGCGCCAACATTGACATTCAGAACGGCTTCCTGTTGCGGTACGCCGTGAGTAAGGCCAACCATTCGTACTGCCGCATGTTCCTCCAGCGCGGCGCCGACACCAACCTGGGCCGGCTGGAGGACGGCCAGACGCCGCTGCATCTATCGGCGCTACGCGACGACGTGCTGTGCGCACGCATGCTCTACGCTTACGGCGCCGACACCAACGCCAGGAACTACGAGGGCCAGACGCCCGCCGCCGTCTCCGTCAGCATGTCCAGACACAACAGGCCGTGTCTGGACTTCCTGCAGGACGTCACAA AACGTCCTCGGAGCCTTCAGGACGTGTGTCGCATCAAGATCCGCCGGTGTGTCGGCCTGCAGAGGCTATGCCTCCTGGAGGAGCTTCCCATCGCCAAGGTCATGAAGGACTATCTCAAACACAAGTTTTAA
- the asb7 gene encoding ankyrin repeat and SOCS box protein 7 isoform X8 → MKKRSLSLQLVKRNPELHEELQIQAAVAAGDVYTVRRMLERGYSPKIRDANGWTLLHFSAAKSKERCVRVFLEHGADPTVKDLIGGFTALHYAAMHGRARIARLMLESDFCGDIIDAKSYDGWTPLHVAAHYGRDSFVRLLLEFCARVDPLSDKGTTPLQLAIIRERSSCVRILLDHGANIDIQNGFLLRYAVSKANHSYCRMFLQRGADTNLGRLEDGQTPLHLSALRDDVLCARMLYAYGADTNARNYEGQTPAAVSVSMSRHNRPCLDFLQDVTKRPRSLQDVCRIKIRRCVGLQRLCLLEELPIAKVMKDYLKHKF, encoded by the exons ATGAAGAAGAGAAGTTTGTCTCTTCAGCTGGTGAAAAG GAACCCTGAGCTCCACGAGGAGCTGCAGATccaggcggcggtggcggcgggtgACGTATACACAGTGCGCCGCATGCTGGAGCGCGGATACTCACCCAAGATCCGCGACGCCAACGGATGGACGCTGCTGCACTTCTCGGCCGCCAAGAGCAAGGAGCGATGCGTGCGCGTCTTCCTGGAGCACGGAG CGGACCCGACGGTGAAGGACTTAATCGGGGGCTTCACGGCGCTGCACTACGCCGCCATGCACGGGCGCGCTCGCATCGCCCGCCTCATGCTGGAGTCAGACTTTTGCGGCGACATCATCGACGCCAAGAGCTACGACGGCTGGACGCCGCTGCATGTGGCGGCCCACTATGGCCGTGACTCCTTTGTGCGCCTCCTGCTGGAGTTCTGCGCCCGAGTGGACCCGCTGAGCGACAAGGGCACCACGCCGCTGCAGCTGGCCATCATCCGCGAGCGCTCCAGCTGCGTGCGCATCCTGCTGGACCACGGCGCCAACATTGACATTCAGAACGGCTTCCTGTTGCGGTACGCCGTGAGTAAGGCCAACCATTCGTACTGCCGCATGTTCCTCCAGCGCGGCGCCGACACCAACCTGGGCCGGCTGGAGGACGGCCAGACGCCGCTGCATCTATCGGCGCTACGCGACGACGTGCTGTGCGCACGCATGCTCTACGCTTACGGCGCCGACACCAACGCCAGGAACTACGAGGGCCAGACGCCCGCCGCCGTCTCCGTCAGCATGTCCAGACACAACAGGCCGTGTCTGGACTTCCTGCAGGACGTCACAA AACGTCCTCGGAGCCTTCAGGACGTGTGTCGCATCAAGATCCGCCGGTGTGTCGGCCTGCAGAGGCTATGCCTCCTGGAGGAGCTTCCCATCGCCAAGGTCATGAAGGACTATCTCAAACACAAGTTTTAA
- the asb7 gene encoding ankyrin repeat and SOCS box protein 7 isoform X7: MKKRSLSLQLVKRMLNCRNPELHEELQIQAAVAAGDVYTVRRMLERGYSPKIRDANGWTLLHFSAAKSKERCVRVFLEHGADPTVKDLIGGFTALHYAAMHGRARIARLMLESDFCGDIIDAKSYDGWTPLHVAAHYGRDSFVRLLLEFCARVDPLSDKGTTPLQLAIIRERSSCVRILLDHGANIDIQNGFLLRYAVSKANHSYCRMFLQRGADTNLGRLEDGQTPLHLSALRDDVLCARMLYAYGADTNARNYEGQTPAAVSVSMSRHNRPCLDFLQDVTKRPRSLQDVCRIKIRRCVGLQRLCLLEELPIAKVMKDYLKHKF, encoded by the exons ATGAAGAAGAGAAGTTTGTCTCTTCAGCTGGTGAAAAG GATGCTGAACTGTAGGAACCCTGAGCTCCACGAGGAGCTGCAGATccaggcggcggtggcggcgggtgACGTATACACAGTGCGCCGCATGCTGGAGCGCGGATACTCACCCAAGATCCGCGACGCCAACGGATGGACGCTGCTGCACTTCTCGGCCGCCAAGAGCAAGGAGCGATGCGTGCGCGTCTTCCTGGAGCACGGAG CGGACCCGACGGTGAAGGACTTAATCGGGGGCTTCACGGCGCTGCACTACGCCGCCATGCACGGGCGCGCTCGCATCGCCCGCCTCATGCTGGAGTCAGACTTTTGCGGCGACATCATCGACGCCAAGAGCTACGACGGCTGGACGCCGCTGCATGTGGCGGCCCACTATGGCCGTGACTCCTTTGTGCGCCTCCTGCTGGAGTTCTGCGCCCGAGTGGACCCGCTGAGCGACAAGGGCACCACGCCGCTGCAGCTGGCCATCATCCGCGAGCGCTCCAGCTGCGTGCGCATCCTGCTGGACCACGGCGCCAACATTGACATTCAGAACGGCTTCCTGTTGCGGTACGCCGTGAGTAAGGCCAACCATTCGTACTGCCGCATGTTCCTCCAGCGCGGCGCCGACACCAACCTGGGCCGGCTGGAGGACGGCCAGACGCCGCTGCATCTATCGGCGCTACGCGACGACGTGCTGTGCGCACGCATGCTCTACGCTTACGGCGCCGACACCAACGCCAGGAACTACGAGGGCCAGACGCCCGCCGCCGTCTCCGTCAGCATGTCCAGACACAACAGGCCGTGTCTGGACTTCCTGCAGGACGTCACAA AACGTCCTCGGAGCCTTCAGGACGTGTGTCGCATCAAGATCCGCCGGTGTGTCGGCCTGCAGAGGCTATGCCTCCTGGAGGAGCTTCCCATCGCCAAGGTCATGAAGGACTATCTCAAACACAAGTTTTAA
- the snrpa1 gene encoding U2 small nuclear ribonucleoprotein A': protein MVKLSAELIEQAAQYTNPVRDRELDLRGYKIPVLENLGATLDQFDTVDFSDNEIRKLDGFPLLKRLKTLLMNNNRICRIGENLEQSLPSLRELILTNNKIQELGDLEPLASVKTLTLLSLLRNPVTNKKHYRLYVVHKIPQLRVLDFQKVKLKERQEAEKMFKGKRGAQLAKDIAKQSKTFTPGMAAQLEKARTGPSHADVEAIKNAIAQASSLAEVERLKGMLQAGHIPGRERTQDGPGVEEEEEDEEGHASQMADQTEESEDMEQGPHLNGS from the exons ATGGTGAAGCTTTCTGCGGAGTTAATTGAGCAGGCAGCTCAGTACACGAACCCGGTGAGGGACAGAGAGCTGGACCTGAGGG GTTATAAAATTCCAGTTCTGGAGAATCTGGGAGCCACTCTGGACCAGTTCGACACGGTGGACTTCTCGGATAACGAAATCCGCAAACTGGACGGCTTCCCGCTCCTCAAGCGACTCAAGACCTTGCTGATGAACAACAACAGGATCTG TCGTATCGGAGAGAACCTGGAGCAGAGTCTTCCATCTCTGCGAGAACTCATCCTGACCAACAACAAGATCCAGGAACTG GGCGACTTGGAGCCGCTGGCGTCGGTGAAGACGTTGACTCTGCTCAG CCTGCTGAGGAATCCTGTGACCAACAAGAAGCACTACAGGCTCTACGTGGTCCACAAAATCCCGCAGCTTCGCGTGCTGGACTTCCAGAAGGTCAAACTCAAG GAGCGCCAGGAGgcggagaaaatgttcaaaggcAAACGCGGCGCTCAGCTGGCGAAGGATATCGCCAAGCAGAGCAAAAC GTTCACGCCCGGAATGGCGGCGCAGCTGGAGAAGGCGAGGACGGGCCCGTCGCACGCTGACGTCGAAGCCATCAAG AACGCCATCGCCCAGGCGTCGTCACTGGCTGAGGTGGAGCGCTTGAAAGGAATGCTGCAGGCCGGACACATACCGGGACGGGAGCGCACACAAG ATGGTCCTGgcgtggaagaggaggaggaagacgaggaaggCCACGCATCGCAGATGGCCGATCAGACGGAAGAGAGCGAGGACATGGAACAAGGTCCTCACCTCAACGGATCCTGA